The region TTCGCGTCCGCGAGATCAACGAGGAATTGGCCGAGGAGGCCAGAGAGCGCGTCATTTCGGGTAACTACGGTCTCGACGACGCCGTTTCCGGCGGCTATCTCTCCGAGGAGGAAAAGGCAGAGACGCTCGAGCGAATCACGTTCACGACGGATCTCGCGGCAGCGACGGACGGCACCGACTTCGTCATCGAAGCCGTGACCGAGAACCTCGCGATCAAGGGTCAGGTTTTCCGTGATCTCGACGAGGTCACCGACGACCAGCCGCTGTACTCGAACACGAGTGGCTTCTCCGTGACCGCGATCGCGAACGCCGTCTCCGACCCCTCTCGCGTGGCCGTAACGCACTTCTTCAACCCGGTTCCGGTCATGGACATGGTCGAAATCGTACGCGCACCGGAGACCGACGACGCGGTCGTCGAACGCGCGGAAGAACTGATCGACGAACTCGACAAGACGCGAGTGACCATCGACGACGCACCCGGAACCTACGGCTTCATCGCGAACCGCTGTCACGCGGCGATGCGCGAGGAGGCCCAGCAGATCGTCGACGAGGGAATCGCGACCGAAGATCAGGTCGACAAAGCGCTCGAGGACGGCTACAACCTCCCCGTCGGCCCGTTCTCGCTGCGCGGGATCGGCGAAGAGTGGGACTGAACGAACACAAAAACTGCGAACCCGCGAACCCACAAAATCGAGAAACCGAGAAACCGAGAAATCGAGAAGTCGAGAACCAACGAGACAGCGCGTTCTTACTTTCCTTCGAACTCGGCGTCGCGCTTTTCGGCGAACGCCGCGGCACCTTCCGCGTGGTCTTCTGTCGTCAACAACTCCGCGAAGACCTGGCTGTCGTAGCGCAGGCCCTCGTTCAGGCCGGAGTGGACGGCCATGTGGGCGGACTTTTTGACGGCCTGCACGGCGAGGGGTGCCTGTCCGGCGAGTTCGGTGACGAAGTCGTCGACGTCCTCGTCGAAGGAATCCGCGTCGTAGACGTGGTTGATGATCCCCTCGTCATCGGCGCGTTCGGCCGAGATGTGGTTGCCGCGCATGGCCAGTTCCTTCGCGACCGCCGGGCCGGCCAGTTTCGTCACGTACTGGACGCCACCCGCACCGGGGATGATTCCCAGGTCGACTTCGGGGAAGCCGAACGTACTCCCCTCGGTCGCCAGCCGGAAGTCACACGCGAGGGCCGTCTCGAGGCCGCCACCGAGACAGTAGCCGTCGATCTTCGCGATGACGGGCGTCGGGAAGTCCCGGATGAAGTCGTAGTGCGTGCGTCCGGAGGAGCCGCCGGCCGATTCGTCCGAGAAGCCGCCGATGTCCGCACCAGCACAGAAGGCCTTCTCACCGGCCCCCTCGAGCACGACGGCTCGCAGGGCGACGCCGTCGGCGTCTTCATTCGCGGTCTCGAGTTGTTCGAGCCCGGCGATGATGTCGTCTCGGAGCTGTCCGTTGAGAGCGTTGAGCGCGTCCGGACGGTTCATCGTGAGCGTGCCGATGCCAGTTTCACTGTCGTACTTCACTAGGACTGTGTCGAGGTCGTCCATGGCTGACAGTCAGTATCGATCACCAAATAAGTACACGAATCGGGTGTGCGAATCGCGTCTCTTCCCCCGAATGTACTCGCTCGAACCGACAGTTCGCGTAAGCCTTGCCGGTGAACAAACCATCACCCACACCGACCTCGAATGTGAGTTCGTGTCACGGACGAATCGACCGAGTGCGGACAGCGCTCGGTCACGAGTTCACCGCCTCGAGTGCAGCGTCGAGTGGCCGCCCGGTCACGTCGCAGCGTACCTCATTCCCGGAGACGAACCGATCCTCGTCGACGCCGGCATGGCGGGCGAGCAGGGTCGCGACGAGTTATTCGAGGGACTTCGATCCCACGGCGTCGATCCCAAAGCGATCGATCACCTCCTGCTTACGCACCCGCATACGGATCACGCCGGGCAGGTCCAGCCCCTTCGCGAGCGTGGAAACCCGACGGTCCACGCGCCCGGACAGACCCGCGACC is a window of Natronorubrum sediminis DNA encoding:
- a CDS encoding enoyl-CoA hydratase/isomerase family protein, with the translated sequence MDDLDTVLVKYDSETGIGTLTMNRPDALNALNGQLRDDIIAGLEQLETANEDADGVALRAVVLEGAGEKAFCAGADIGGFSDESAGGSSGRTHYDFIRDFPTPVIAKIDGYCLGGGLETALACDFRLATEGSTFGFPEVDLGIIPGAGGVQYVTKLAGPAVAKELAMRGNHISAERADDEGIINHVYDADSFDEDVDDFVTELAGQAPLAVQAVKKSAHMAVHSGLNEGLRYDSQVFAELLTTEDHAEGAAAFAEKRDAEFEGK
- a CDS encoding 3-hydroxyacyl-CoA dehydrogenase family protein, encoding MSRDTAAVVGGGIMGAGIAQVLARNGYDVRVREINEELAEEARERVISGNYGLDDAVSGGYLSEEEKAETLERITFTTDLAAATDGTDFVIEAVTENLAIKGQVFRDLDEVTDDQPLYSNTSGFSVTAIANAVSDPSRVAVTHFFNPVPVMDMVEIVRAPETDDAVVERAEELIDELDKTRVTIDDAPGTYGFIANRCHAAMREEAQQIVDEGIATEDQVDKALEDGYNLPVGPFSLRGIGEEWD